A region from the Vibrio sp. SS-MA-C1-2 genome encodes:
- the ssnA gene encoding putative aminohydrolase SsnA: protein MLVLKNATAIQFEPALVQEGVDIVVDNDLIVAVGSNIAANYPQAQVKDMKGKLVMPGIVCSHNHFYSGLSRGIMADIKPSPDFISTLKNLWWKVDRSLDEEALYYSGMVCSLEAIRSGTTSVIDHHASPNYIGGSLATLRKSFLDVGLRGMTCFETTDRNGGVAEMQAGVEENIAFAQLIDAEKGKVPHLVEAHIGAHAPFTVTNDGLSMLQEAIQATGRGLHIHCAEDLYDVSHSHHHYGQDIVERLDSFGLINNKTLLAHGLFLSDNDIDILNDRDAFLVHNARSNMNNGVGYNHKLTKFKNVALGTDGIGADMFEELKFAFFKHRDANGPLWPDSFLRHLYNGNELLARNFGSQFGRLEAGYKADLTVCDYTSPTPFVADNLPGHFAFALNAGNVNSVMVEGRFVYQDREFPFDIEPIYAEARKVAKRVWQRMDNLD, encoded by the coding sequence ATGTTAGTATTGAAAAATGCCACTGCGATTCAATTTGAACCGGCATTGGTACAAGAAGGGGTTGATATCGTTGTTGATAACGATCTTATTGTTGCAGTAGGTTCTAATATTGCGGCTAATTATCCTCAAGCTCAAGTCAAAGATATGAAGGGCAAGTTAGTGATGCCGGGAATCGTCTGTTCTCATAATCACTTTTATTCAGGTTTATCGCGCGGCATCATGGCGGATATCAAGCCAAGCCCTGACTTTATCTCTACCTTGAAAAATTTATGGTGGAAGGTAGATAGATCACTTGATGAAGAAGCACTTTATTACAGCGGTATGGTCTGCTCATTAGAAGCGATTCGTAGCGGGACAACGTCGGTTATCGATCACCATGCATCACCAAACTATATTGGTGGATCTTTAGCGACATTGCGTAAAAGCTTCTTAGATGTAGGTTTACGCGGTATGACTTGTTTTGAAACCACCGATCGTAATGGTGGTGTAGCTGAAATGCAAGCCGGTGTCGAAGAGAATATTGCTTTTGCTCAGTTAATTGATGCTGAAAAAGGAAAAGTGCCACACTTAGTTGAAGCTCATATCGGGGCTCATGCACCATTTACTGTCACAAATGATGGTTTATCTATGTTGCAAGAAGCGATTCAAGCCACAGGGCGTGGTTTGCATATTCATTGTGCTGAAGATCTTTATGATGTTTCTCATAGTCATCACCATTATGGACAAGATATTGTTGAGCGTTTAGATAGCTTTGGCCTAATTAATAATAAGACTTTATTAGCGCATGGTCTGTTCTTATCAGACAACGACATTGATATCTTAAATGATCGTGATGCATTCCTTGTTCATAATGCACGTTCAAATATGAACAATGGTGTGGGATACAACCATAAACTGACTAAGTTTAAAAATGTGGCGCTCGGTACGGATGGTATTGGTGCGGATATGTTTGAAGAGCTGAAGTTTGCATTCTTTAAACATCGTGATGCAAATGGTCCGTTATGGCCAGATAGCTTCTTACGTCACCTATATAATGGTAATGAGCTATTAGCTCGTAACTTTGGTTCACAATTTGGTCGTTTGGAAGCGGGATATAAAGCAGATTTAACGGTCTGCGATTATACCAGTCCAACGCCATTTGTGGCTGACAATTTACCTGGGCACTTTGCTTTTGCATTGAATGCAGGAAATGTAAACTCAGTAATGGTTGAAGGTCGATTTGTATATCAAGATCGTGAATTCCCATTTGATATTGAACCAATTTATGCTGAAGCACGTAAGGTCGCTAAACGTGTATGGCAAAGAATGGATAATTTAGATTAA
- the ygfK gene encoding putative selenate reductase subunit YgfK — MGDIMRPVPFGEILNRVFCEYKESQSIFGIPQKQFYQKRDERKIDVFGETCETPIGPAAGPHTQLTQNIIASWLAGGRFMELKTVQKLDRLELEKPCIDAEDECFNTEWSTEFTLVKAYDEYVKAWMALYLLEEIFDPRMSGEAKSFTFNMSVGYDLDGIKTAPMQQFIDNMMDSSNSDVFAAHKEELRRWVNDEAFLKSMGLEDRADRLQALPDAIPTKLVEGVTLSTMHGCPPHEIEAICRYMLEEKGINTFVKLNPTLLGFKRVREILDNSGFDYIGLSEEAFSHDLKIEDAKAMLHRLVDLGKEKQLGFGVKLTNTLGTMNLKGVLPGDEMYMSGRALFPLSINVALELSREFNGTLPISYSGGAAKFNIKEIFETGIRPITMATDLLKPGGYLRLVDCAEELDSSDDWANNKIDLVKLEALAAKSLSMEYTQKEWRGPEEITVKESVPLTDCYVAPCVTACPISQDIPEYIRLMGEQKYVQALELIYARNALPAITGEICDHQCQYNCTRRDYDGALNIREMKKIALEKGWDEYQAKWHQPAINDKQPVAVIGAGPAGLSAAYFMARAGYPVTLFEKEQNAGGVVKNIIPQFRIPAESIEHDIEFVANHGVQFEYGCKDDITVDALKASGYKYVCLGIGANKGNPIQISGENQNIHKSLEFLREFNDGEVASLGRHVAVVGAGNTAMDSARAALKVPGVEEVTVIYRRTLAEMPAYKEEYEEAVEDGVKFMFLTNPESFETNGKLTARVMELGEPDQGGRRRPVATDKTVELQIDAMITAVGEQANRDVLTKMGIPMGTDGWPEVNAETCETGVENVFLMGDAATGPSSIVSAISGGRKAADTILAREQKVFDQFDVTSEVKVAEVYARKGQIPVQLIAADDKDAFIAQEAERCLECSYVCSKCVDVCPNRANISLPIPGFRDPYQTLHLDAYCNECGNCARFCPWDSKPYKDKVTIYSLRGDFADSTNPGFYVEDKELLVRLEGETYTLSIDNQGKVANAPTALAEMCDIITYVHQNHHYLLGAVEE, encoded by the coding sequence ATGGGTGACATTATGCGTCCCGTACCATTTGGTGAGATCTTAAATCGTGTTTTTTGCGAATATAAAGAGAGCCAATCTATTTTTGGGATCCCACAGAAGCAGTTTTACCAAAAAAGAGATGAAAGAAAAATTGATGTCTTTGGTGAAACATGTGAAACACCAATTGGTCCAGCAGCAGGTCCTCACACTCAGCTAACTCAAAATATTATTGCCTCTTGGTTAGCGGGTGGTCGTTTCATGGAACTTAAAACAGTTCAGAAACTAGACCGATTAGAACTTGAAAAACCCTGTATTGATGCAGAAGATGAGTGTTTTAATACAGAATGGTCGACAGAGTTTACTTTAGTTAAAGCTTATGATGAGTATGTAAAAGCTTGGATGGCGCTTTACCTATTAGAAGAAATTTTTGACCCACGCATGAGTGGAGAAGCAAAATCGTTCACTTTTAATATGAGTGTCGGTTATGACTTAGATGGCATTAAAACAGCACCAATGCAGCAATTTATCGATAACATGATGGATTCAAGCAACAGTGATGTTTTTGCTGCTCATAAAGAAGAACTTCGCCGCTGGGTGAATGATGAAGCGTTTTTAAAATCAATGGGTTTAGAAGATCGAGCTGATCGTCTGCAAGCGCTACCTGATGCGATTCCAACGAAATTAGTTGAAGGCGTGACCTTATCGACGATGCATGGTTGTCCTCCACATGAAATTGAAGCGATCTGTCGCTATATGTTGGAAGAGAAAGGCATCAATACATTTGTAAAATTAAACCCAACACTTCTTGGCTTTAAACGTGTACGTGAAATTTTAGACAACAGTGGTTTTGATTATATCGGCTTAAGTGAAGAAGCTTTTTCTCATGATCTTAAGATTGAAGATGCAAAAGCGATGCTTCATCGTTTAGTTGATTTAGGTAAAGAGAAACAATTGGGCTTTGGTGTTAAGTTAACCAATACATTAGGCACAATGAACTTAAAAGGCGTGTTACCTGGCGATGAAATGTACATGTCTGGTCGTGCACTATTTCCATTATCAATTAATGTTGCTTTAGAGCTTTCTCGTGAATTTAATGGAACTTTACCTATCTCTTACTCAGGTGGTGCCGCAAAATTCAATATCAAAGAGATTTTTGAAACCGGTATTCGTCCAATCACAATGGCGACAGATTTATTGAAGCCTGGCGGTTATTTACGTCTTGTTGATTGTGCTGAAGAGTTAGATAGCAGTGATGATTGGGCTAATAATAAGATTGATTTAGTGAAGCTTGAAGCATTAGCAGCTAAATCACTTTCAATGGAATATACCCAGAAAGAGTGGCGCGGTCCTGAAGAGATTACCGTTAAAGAGAGTGTGCCATTAACAGATTGTTATGTTGCACCTTGTGTCACGGCATGTCCAATTAGTCAGGATATCCCTGAGTATATTCGTTTGATGGGTGAACAGAAGTATGTTCAAGCATTAGAGCTAATCTATGCACGTAACGCATTACCAGCAATTACCGGTGAGATCTGTGACCATCAGTGCCAGTACAACTGTACTCGTCGAGATTATGATGGTGCATTGAATATTCGTGAAATGAAGAAAATTGCTCTTGAAAAAGGTTGGGATGAGTATCAAGCGAAATGGCATCAACCAGCAATAAATGACAAACAACCCGTTGCTGTTATCGGTGCAGGGCCCGCTGGATTATCAGCAGCCTATTTTATGGCTCGCGCAGGTTACCCTGTCACGTTGTTTGAGAAGGAACAAAATGCAGGTGGTGTGGTTAAAAATATCATTCCTCAGTTCCGTATTCCTGCTGAATCGATTGAACATGATATTGAGTTTGTTGCCAATCACGGTGTTCAATTTGAATATGGCTGCAAAGATGACATTACCGTTGATGCATTAAAAGCGAGTGGCTATAAGTATGTTTGCTTAGGTATAGGTGCAAACAAAGGTAATCCAATCCAAATCAGTGGTGAAAACCAGAACATCCATAAATCATTAGAGTTCTTACGTGAATTCAATGATGGAGAAGTGGCATCATTAGGTCGTCATGTTGCGGTTGTTGGTGCGGGTAATACTGCGATGGACAGTGCTCGTGCGGCGCTTAAAGTGCCAGGTGTGGAAGAGGTGACAGTAATTTATCGTCGTACACTAGCTGAAATGCCTGCTTATAAAGAAGAGTATGAAGAAGCGGTTGAAGATGGCGTTAAGTTCATGTTCTTAACTAACCCTGAAAGCTTCGAAACCAATGGCAAGTTAACCGCTCGTGTTATGGAGTTAGGTGAACCCGATCAAGGTGGTCGTCGTCGTCCTGTTGCAACGGATAAGACAGTTGAATTACAAATTGATGCAATGATTACCGCTGTTGGTGAGCAAGCTAACCGTGATGTGTTAACCAAGATGGGTATCCCAATGGGGACTGATGGTTGGCCTGAAGTCAATGCAGAAACCTGTGAAACTGGTGTTGAGAATGTGTTCCTAATGGGGGATGCCGCGACAGGTCCATCATCAATTGTTAGCGCAATTTCAGGTGGTCGTAAAGCCGCTGATACTATTTTAGCGCGCGAGCAAAAAGTGTTTGATCAATTTGATGTGACGTCAGAAGTTAAAGTAGCCGAAGTTTATGCTCGTAAAGGTCAAATCCCAGTGCAACTTATTGCTGCTGATGATAAAGATGCCTTTATTGCACAAGAAGCGGAGCGTTGCTTAGAGTGTTCATATGTATGTAGCAAGTGTGTGGATGTTTGTCCTAACCGCGCTAACATCTCTTTACCAATTCCTGGCTTCCGTGACCCGTATCAAACATTACATTTAGATGCTTACTGTAATGAGTGTGGTAACTGTGCTCGCTTCTGTCCTTGGGATAGCAAGCCTTATAAAGATAAGGTAACTATCTACAGCCTACGTGGTGATTTTGCAGATAGCACAAACCCAGGCTTCTACGTTGAGGATAAAGAGTTATTGGTTCGTCTTGAAGGTGAAACTTATACTTTATCTATTGATAACCAAGGAAAAGTTGCCAATGCGCCAACAGCTTTGGCTGAAATGTGCGACATTATCACTTATGTTCACCAAAACCATCACTATCTATTAGGCGCTGTTGAGGAGTAA
- the mocA gene encoding molybdenum cofactor cytidylyltransferase has translation MTTKQYDIDCVMPAAGLSSRMGDWKMMLPYKEGTILDISIDNALTFCRRVILVAGFNAEQLIERYQDRAEILVVTNETYLSGMFSSIQRGVAEVETEHFFIAHGDLPCLTYHIYEQMWQQRGDEVVMPIYGDKNGHPVIFPNKWRSVLLSQPLDSKMKKLVMSSNPTFVTLESAEILHDIDTPDAYQTLLKQR, from the coding sequence ATGACGACCAAACAGTATGACATTGACTGTGTAATGCCTGCAGCGGGTCTATCTTCTCGAATGGGTGACTGGAAGATGATGTTACCTTATAAAGAAGGGACAATCCTTGATATAAGTATCGATAATGCTTTAACTTTTTGTCGTCGAGTGATTCTTGTGGCGGGGTTTAATGCTGAGCAATTGATTGAACGCTATCAAGACCGTGCTGAGATCTTAGTGGTAACTAATGAAACTTATTTATCTGGGATGTTTAGTTCGATTCAGCGTGGTGTTGCTGAAGTGGAGACAGAACACTTTTTTATCGCCCATGGTGATTTACCTTGTTTGACCTATCATATTTATGAACAGATGTGGCAGCAACGTGGAGATGAGGTCGTGATGCCAATTTATGGTGACAAAAATGGTCATCCAGTTATTTTTCCTAACAAATGGCGTTCAGTGCTACTGTCTCAGCCTCTTGATAGTAAAATGAAAAAGTTAGTGATGAGCAGTAACCCGACGTTTGTTACTCTTGAAAGTGCTGAAATACTGCATGATATCGATACGCCAGATGCTTATCAGACGCTATTAAAACAGCGCTAG
- the yqeC gene encoding selenium cofactor biosynthesis protein YqeC — protein sequence MMEKFLLPNSDLLTPITISLIGGGGKTSLTFWLAQQMAAQGHKVLVSTTTKMFVPTSDQISNLVINSDNEKLLSLLQSDTQIDSHSITYCASKIDYDKDKVLGVDPELINHIKNLDLFTVLIIEADGARRRPIKAPLGHEPCIPSSTDIVIAVTGGSGTPTY from the coding sequence ATGATGGAAAAATTTTTACTGCCTAATTCAGATCTATTGACACCGATCACCATTTCATTAATTGGCGGAGGAGGGAAAACCTCTTTAACATTTTGGCTCGCCCAACAAATGGCAGCACAAGGACATAAAGTCTTAGTCTCTACTACAACCAAGATGTTCGTACCGACCTCAGATCAAATATCTAACTTAGTGATTAATAGTGACAATGAGAAATTACTATCACTATTACAATCTGACACTCAAATTGATAGTCACTCAATTACCTACTGTGCCAGTAAAATAGATTATGACAAAGATAAGGTCTTGGGTGTTGATCCGGAATTAATTAATCATATAAAAAACCTCGATTTGTTCACAGTTCTAATCATTGAGGCAGATGGAGCACGAAGAAGACCCATCAAAGCACCACTAGGGCATGAACCTTGCATTCCTTCAAGTACAGATATTGTTATTGCGGTAACGGGGGGAAGTGGTACTCCAACCTATTGA
- the yqeB gene encoding selenium-dependent molybdenum cofactor biosynthesis protein YqeB, with protein sequence MNIFSHAAELEKQNIPFALANIIETRGSTPRHSGQMIIKQDGSIVGTVGGGMIERHVIDQSIEAIQEGKARMVQGRMAQTGAQAMGMDCGGAMSVFVDVYGVRPRLILIGGGHVNRSIAHCANTLGFAVTVADNYIGSLDPQQFPEGTRLVLGDTMIDAIDKTDIDQNSYVVIATNHQDKDAICHVIEKPTFYTGLLASKRKVQTFFNSLRDNGISQDRLDKIHSPIGLNIGAETPEELAISVMAEVLKFKNQASGEQLKDDVRLQQDKLVFMRGAGDMATGVALRLHKAGFKVIMSDIEKPTVIRRTVAFAQAIFDQHSTVEGVTAEKANNLKETYAILERGNIPVLVDAEGVSLKALKPRFVVDAILAKQNLGTTKDMASITIALGPGFNAGVDCDAVIETNRGHHLGQIIYHGETQPNTGIPGSIVGYSHQRVMRAPVAGIFRSELSLGDLVNEGDLIAMIDETPIFSPLTGMIRGLLNNDLTVTEGFKVGDIDPRGVDADYTTASDKARAISGSVLEAMLTLEQQL encoded by the coding sequence ATGAATATCTTTTCACACGCAGCAGAATTAGAAAAACAAAATATTCCCTTTGCACTCGCAAACATTATTGAGACTCGAGGCTCAACACCCCGTCATTCAGGGCAAATGATTATAAAACAAGATGGTTCAATTGTCGGAACCGTGGGTGGCGGTATGATTGAGCGTCATGTAATTGATCAATCAATTGAAGCGATTCAAGAAGGTAAAGCACGCATGGTGCAAGGACGAATGGCACAAACAGGCGCACAAGCCATGGGAATGGATTGCGGTGGAGCAATGAGTGTCTTTGTCGATGTTTATGGGGTTCGCCCTCGTCTTATTCTGATTGGCGGAGGTCATGTTAACCGTTCTATTGCCCACTGCGCCAACACCTTAGGTTTTGCTGTCACCGTCGCTGATAATTATATTGGTAGCTTAGATCCACAACAATTTCCTGAAGGGACTCGCCTAGTCCTCGGTGACACAATGATTGATGCGATAGATAAAACAGATATCGATCAAAACAGCTACGTGGTTATCGCCACTAATCATCAAGATAAAGATGCTATTTGTCACGTGATTGAAAAGCCCACTTTCTACACAGGTTTACTCGCCAGCAAGCGTAAAGTTCAAACCTTCTTTAACTCATTAAGAGACAACGGAATTAGTCAGGATCGATTAGATAAAATCCACTCTCCTATTGGCCTGAACATTGGAGCAGAAACCCCCGAAGAGCTTGCCATTAGTGTGATGGCTGAAGTGTTAAAGTTCAAAAATCAAGCTAGTGGTGAACAGTTGAAAGATGATGTTCGCTTACAGCAAGATAAATTAGTCTTTATGCGTGGAGCGGGTGATATGGCAACCGGTGTTGCTCTTAGACTGCATAAAGCGGGTTTCAAAGTCATCATGAGTGATATCGAAAAGCCAACTGTGATTCGTCGTACAGTGGCGTTTGCTCAAGCTATTTTTGATCAACACAGTACCGTCGAAGGTGTTACCGCAGAAAAAGCAAATAACTTAAAAGAGACATATGCCATTTTAGAGCGCGGCAATATTCCTGTACTGGTCGATGCTGAAGGCGTTAGTTTAAAAGCTTTAAAACCACGGTTTGTTGTTGATGCTATTTTAGCAAAACAGAACTTAGGCACAACAAAGGATATGGCATCGATTACCATTGCCTTAGGCCCCGGCTTTAATGCAGGCGTTGATTGCGATGCGGTTATCGAAACAAATCGCGGTCATCATTTAGGACAAATTATTTATCACGGTGAAACACAACCAAATACGGGGATTCCGGGCAGTATTGTCGGTTACTCCCACCAGCGCGTCATGCGAGCACCCGTCGCAGGTATCTTCCGTAGTGAGCTATCACTTGGCGATTTAGTTAATGAAGGCGATTTAATTGCCATGATTGATGAAACGCCCATTTTTTCGCCATTAACTGGAATGATTCGCGGTTTACTCAATAATGACTTAACGGTCACTGAAGGTTTTAAAGTGGGTGATATCGATCCCCGTGGCGTAGATGCTGATTATACAACGGCATCTGACAAAGCTAGAGCCATCAGCGGAAGTGTCTTGGAAGCGATGTTAACGTTAGAGCAACAGTTATAG
- a CDS encoding prolyl-tRNA synthetase associated domain-containing protein: protein MDLYSLFEQFEINYKKFDHPAVYTCDQANELGLDIPGISTKNLFLKDRKGRNHFLVVMSDNKELKLNLLSEQLGVNKLSFASSERLDKYLASKPGSVSILDILSDPNHEVELIIDQDVWNSEQVQCHPKTNTSTLVLSLEDIKKLFNTQNREANVYKL from the coding sequence ATGGACTTATATTCTCTCTTTGAACAATTTGAAATTAACTATAAAAAATTTGACCATCCTGCCGTATATACCTGTGATCAAGCAAATGAACTAGGTTTAGATATTCCAGGCATCAGCACAAAAAACCTCTTTTTAAAAGATAGAAAAGGAAGAAATCACTTCTTGGTGGTTATGTCTGATAATAAAGAGTTAAAGTTAAACCTCCTCTCAGAACAGCTAGGTGTTAATAAGCTAAGTTTTGCTTCTTCGGAACGACTCGATAAATATTTAGCGTCTAAACCCGGTTCAGTTTCTATTCTTGATATTCTCTCTGATCCTAATCACGAAGTTGAATTGATTATTGACCAAGATGTTTGGAATTCTGAACAGGTGCAATGCCACCCCAAAACCAATACTTCAACTCTCGTTCTCTCTCTTGAAGATATTAAAAAATTATTTAATACTCAAAATCGAGAAGCTAACGTGTATAAGCTATAA
- a CDS encoding VOC family protein, with translation MNKKLDTLHHTAIQVENIAESVTWYTENFNCDVTYQDGSWALLQFENTALALVLPSQHPYHFAIIKENIDKYGQAKTHRDQTRSVYIQDKDHNYIEILKLSQTESNSIK, from the coding sequence ATGAATAAAAAACTTGATACCCTTCATCATACTGCAATACAAGTCGAGAATATTGCAGAATCTGTGACTTGGTACACTGAGAACTTTAATTGTGATGTTACTTACCAAGATGGGAGTTGGGCTTTATTACAATTTGAAAATACTGCTTTAGCTTTAGTTTTACCCAGTCAGCACCCATATCACTTTGCAATTATTAAAGAAAATATCGATAAATATGGTCAAGCTAAAACTCATCGGGATCAAACTCGTTCCGTTTATATTCAAGATAAAGATCATAATTACATCGAAATACTAAAACTATCACAAACAGAATCTAATTCTATTAAATAA
- a CDS encoding thiamine-binding protein has translation MSKNSPVVKDVFVAFQIIPRLKEGNNFEVVDKAIEVVKNADVPFQVGAMETTMKGELNHLLEIIKDAQQACYDAGALEVITNIKIHSKTEAATDTFCTYDRGVTKANHMFVDK, from the coding sequence ATGTCTAAAAATAGTCCAGTAGTCAAAGATGTTTTTGTCGCATTTCAAATTATCCCAAGACTCAAAGAGGGAAATAACTTCGAAGTTGTCGATAAAGCAATTGAAGTGGTCAAAAACGCGGATGTTCCTTTCCAAGTAGGTGCCATGGAGACAACAATGAAAGGCGAACTAAACCATCTATTAGAGATCATTAAAGACGCCCAACAGGCGTGTTATGATGCCGGTGCATTAGAGGTCATTACCAATATTAAAATCCATAGTAAAACCGAAGCAGCTACTGATACCTTTTGTACTTACGATCGCGGTGTTACCAAAGCTAATCATATGTTTGTTGATAAATAA